A window of Paraburkholderia bryophila contains these coding sequences:
- a CDS encoding class I fructose-bisphosphate aldolase — translation MDTRSELQATVNAMVQPGKGLLAADESGPTIAKRFKTIGLESSEENRRAYRNLLLTTPGLGEFVSGVILYEETLGQKADDGTPFPQLSAKNGVVPGIKVDLGKIPLALAPGDEITEGLDGLAKRFVDYKRQGARFAKWRAVYNITASLPSRLAIEANADSLARYAAISQEAGIVPIVEPEVLMDGDHTIHRSAEVTEAVLHEVFNALHRHHVVLEHILLKPSMVLAGSEHAQQSSVADIAAHTVRVLRRTVPSAVPGIVFLSGGQTPEEATANLDAMNRLGPLPWNLSFSYGRALQEPPLQAWKGQPGNVKEAQEALLKRARLNSAAALGKYDAAQEKG, via the coding sequence ATGGACACCCGTAGCGAGCTGCAAGCCACCGTCAACGCCATGGTTCAACCCGGCAAAGGCCTTCTCGCCGCCGACGAAAGCGGGCCAACCATCGCCAAACGCTTCAAGACGATCGGCCTCGAATCGAGCGAGGAAAACCGCCGCGCGTACCGCAATCTGCTGCTCACCACGCCGGGGCTCGGCGAGTTCGTGAGCGGCGTGATTCTCTATGAGGAAACGCTCGGCCAGAAAGCCGACGACGGCACGCCGTTCCCGCAACTGTCGGCGAAAAACGGCGTCGTGCCCGGCATCAAGGTCGACCTCGGCAAGATCCCGCTCGCGCTCGCGCCGGGCGACGAAATCACCGAAGGGCTGGACGGCCTCGCCAAACGCTTCGTCGATTACAAACGGCAAGGCGCGCGCTTCGCCAAGTGGCGCGCGGTCTACAACATCACCGCGAGCCTGCCGAGTCGTCTCGCGATCGAAGCCAATGCCGATTCGCTGGCGCGCTACGCGGCGATTTCGCAGGAAGCGGGCATCGTGCCGATCGTCGAGCCGGAAGTGCTGATGGATGGCGATCACACCATTCACCGCAGCGCGGAAGTGACCGAGGCCGTGCTGCATGAGGTGTTCAATGCGCTGCACCGGCATCACGTGGTGCTCGAACATATTCTGCTGAAGCCGAGCATGGTGCTGGCCGGTTCCGAGCACGCGCAGCAGTCGTCGGTTGCCGATATCGCGGCGCATACCGTGCGAGTGTTGCGGCGTACGGTGCCGTCGGCGGTGCCGGGCATCGTGTTTCTGTCCGGCGGCCAGACGCCGGAAGAAGCCACCGCGAATCTGGATGCGATGAATCGCCTCGGGCCGCTGCCGTGGAACCTGAGCTTTTCATATGGGCGGGCGTTGCAGGAACCGCCGCTGCAAGCATGGAAGGGGCAGCCGGGCAAC
- the gnd gene encoding phosphogluconate dehydrogenase (NAD(+)-dependent, decarboxylating) has translation MQFHSRGTLRRAKPLQRGVSSFDARGDAQQKRTRSSNATTHFPERDMQLGMIGLGRMGADMVRRLTKGGQHCIAYDVQAAAVDKLKQDGVAGATSLEDLVAQLEKPRAVWLMVPAAVVDATLDKLVPLLEPGDIVIDGGNSYYHDDIRRGNELGARKLHYVDVGTSGGVAGRERGYCLMIGGEPEVVKHLEPIFAALAPGAGAAAPTPGRTASASTADQGFLHCGPQGAGHFVKMVHNGIEYGIMAAYAEGLNILHHADAGKHAREVDAETTPLRRPELYQYDLNLAEVTEVWRRGSVIGSWLLDLIAGSLVSDAELKNYAGRVSDSGEGRWTVAAAIDEGVPTPVLSAALFARFSSRGEADFSNRVLSAMRNDFGGHVEKAATPPDGQKS, from the coding sequence ATCCAATTCCATTCGCGCGGAACTTTACGCCGTGCAAAACCTCTGCAAAGAGGCGTATCGTCTTTTGACGCGCGCGGTGACGCACAGCAAAAACGAACCAGGTCGAGCAACGCAACGACGCACTTTCCGGAGCGAGATATGCAGCTAGGCATGATTGGATTGGGACGCATGGGCGCCGACATGGTGCGACGCCTCACGAAAGGCGGTCAGCACTGCATTGCCTACGACGTGCAGGCAGCGGCGGTGGACAAACTGAAACAGGACGGCGTGGCGGGCGCAACATCGCTCGAAGACCTCGTCGCGCAACTGGAAAAACCGCGCGCCGTGTGGCTGATGGTGCCGGCCGCGGTGGTCGACGCCACGCTCGACAAGCTGGTGCCGCTGCTGGAGCCGGGCGACATCGTGATCGACGGCGGCAACTCCTATTACCACGACGACATTCGTCGCGGCAACGAACTGGGCGCGCGCAAGCTGCATTACGTGGACGTCGGCACGAGCGGTGGCGTGGCGGGCCGCGAGCGTGGCTACTGTCTGATGATCGGCGGCGAGCCGGAGGTGGTGAAACACCTCGAACCGATCTTCGCGGCGCTCGCGCCGGGCGCGGGGGCGGCGGCGCCCACACCGGGCCGAACGGCGAGCGCCAGCACCGCGGATCAGGGCTTCCTGCATTGCGGGCCGCAGGGCGCGGGGCACTTCGTGAAGATGGTTCACAACGGCATCGAGTACGGGATCATGGCGGCGTACGCCGAAGGGCTGAATATCCTGCATCACGCCGACGCCGGCAAACACGCGCGCGAAGTCGACGCCGAAACCACGCCGCTGCGCCGTCCCGAGTTGTATCAATACGATCTGAATCTCGCCGAGGTCACCGAGGTCTGGCGTCGCGGCAGCGTGATCGGCTCGTGGCTGCTCGACCTGATCGCGGGGTCGCTGGTCAGCGATGCCGAGCTGAAGAACTACGCGGGCCGCGTATCGGATTCGGGTGAAGGGCGCTGGACGGTCGCGGCCGCCATCGACGAAGGCGTGCCCACGCCGGTGCTGAGCGCGGCGCTGTTCGCGCGCTTCAGCTCGCGCGGCGAAGCGGACTTCTCGAACCGGGTGTTGTCGGCCATGCGCAACGACTTCGGCGGCCACGTCGAGAAAGCCGCCACACCGCCCGACGGGCAGAAGAGTTAA
- a CDS encoding sugar efflux transporter, with translation MLKTSRFFDLLRIPGFKPLAAATLMLGVAMSFTAPYLSLFGVERAGMTPFRLGVFMTLIAASGVLASTLAGRWSDASGRHRPLLLAALVAAALGYLCLCVVRDYRLLLAVGIVFIGAGGSAISMVFSFSRAALPVGDPAERVFASATLRTILSAAWVFGPSVGALVLAASSFYGLFLFAAASFGACAAIVWRMREPQGHLGDHTVEDTASEPSASITVPPLTAPGEDAHEDLPGVASANDIGRAVAALSLLGLAANATMIVLPLYIVHGLNGTHLDVSVMLGLGALTEIPMMLALGAKSSSLHKPNWLAACAAVHAVYFVAMSMAGTVHMLIPMQILNAFVVAVTSCLGMTYVQDLMPHAPGRATALFFNAARVGSILSGVLSGLLVQAFSYRGTFLFCGLLALCALVLFAVPGDRYPLMWRAVKRFARAQYVKLQART, from the coding sequence GTGTTGAAAACCTCACGTTTTTTCGACCTGCTGCGCATCCCTGGCTTCAAGCCGCTCGCCGCCGCGACCCTCATGCTCGGCGTCGCGATGTCGTTCACCGCTCCGTATCTGTCCTTGTTCGGCGTCGAGCGCGCCGGCATGACGCCGTTCAGGCTCGGGGTCTTCATGACGCTGATCGCCGCCAGCGGCGTGCTCGCCAGTACCCTTGCGGGCCGTTGGAGCGATGCGAGCGGACGGCATCGCCCGTTGCTGCTCGCGGCGCTGGTGGCAGCCGCGCTCGGCTATCTGTGTTTATGCGTGGTGCGTGATTACCGCTTGCTGCTGGCGGTCGGCATCGTGTTTATCGGCGCGGGCGGCTCGGCGATTTCCATGGTCTTCTCGTTCAGCCGCGCGGCGTTGCCGGTCGGCGATCCGGCCGAGCGCGTGTTCGCCAGCGCGACGTTGCGGACCATTCTGTCGGCGGCGTGGGTGTTCGGGCCGTCGGTCGGCGCGCTGGTGCTTGCCGCCAGCAGTTTCTACGGCCTGTTCCTGTTCGCCGCGGCCAGTTTCGGGGCCTGCGCGGCGATCGTCTGGCGCATGCGCGAGCCGCAAGGTCATCTGGGCGATCACACGGTGGAAGACACCGCGTCGGAGCCGTCGGCGTCGATCACCGTACCGCCGCTCACCGCGCCGGGCGAAGACGCGCACGAAGACCTGCCCGGCGTCGCGTCGGCCAACGACATCGGCCGCGCGGTGGCCGCGCTCTCGCTGCTGGGGCTCGCCGCGAATGCGACGATGATCGTGCTGCCGCTGTACATCGTGCATGGCCTGAACGGCACGCATCTGGACGTGTCGGTGATGCTCGGCCTCGGCGCGTTGACCGAAATCCCGATGATGCTCGCGCTGGGCGCGAAGTCGTCGTCGTTGCACAAGCCGAACTGGCTGGCGGCGTGCGCGGCGGTGCACGCGGTGTACTTCGTCGCCATGTCGATGGCCGGCACGGTGCATATGCTGATCCCGATGCAGATCCTCAACGCGTTCGTGGTCGCCGTGACCTCGTGCCTCGGCATGACCTATGTGCAGGATCTGATGCCGCATGCGCCGGGCCGCGCCACCGCGCTGTTCTTCAACGCGGCACGGGTTGGGTCGATTCTGTCGGGCGTGTTGTCGGGCCTGCTGGTGCAGGCGTTCAGCTATCGCGGCACGTTCCTGTTTTGCGGTTTGCTGGCGTTGTGCGCGCTGGTGCTGTTCGCCGTGCCGGGCGATCGCTATCCGCTAATGTGGCGCGCGGTGAAGCGCTTCGCGCGTGCGCAGTATGTGAAGTTGCAGGCCCGCACGTAA
- a CDS encoding thioredoxin family protein, whose translation MATQTAYSTKAPSRAELDALPGATVVEFGTDWCGYCQGAQASIAKAFEPHAAIRHLKIEDGPGRLLGRSFKVKLWPTLIFLRDGMEVARVVRPTGATDITPAFTSL comes from the coding sequence ATGGCCACCCAGACCGCCTACTCAACGAAAGCCCCCTCGCGCGCCGAACTCGACGCCCTGCCCGGCGCCACCGTCGTCGAATTCGGCACCGACTGGTGCGGCTATTGCCAGGGCGCGCAGGCGTCGATCGCCAAGGCGTTCGAACCGCATGCGGCCATTCGCCACCTGAAAATCGAAGACGGCCCCGGCCGGCTGCTGGGCCGCTCGTTCAAGGTCAAACTGTGGCCCACGCTGATTTTCCTGCGCGACGGCATGGAGGTCGCGCGCGTGGTGCGGCCCACCGGCGCGACGGATATCACGCCAGCGTTCACGTCGCTGTGA
- a CDS encoding DUF2628 domain-containing protein — protein MGARIYLHYPGNEDTVAVPTGFSWGACLLGFMWALSKKMWFAAFVMLGISVILFCSGLWGETADWIGTVLGVLFSIGCGVYGNQWHRWTLEKRGYVVL, from the coding sequence ATGGGAGCAAGGATCTATCTGCATTATCCCGGCAACGAGGACACTGTCGCCGTCCCGACCGGCTTCAGTTGGGGCGCGTGCCTGCTGGGTTTCATGTGGGCGCTGTCGAAGAAGATGTGGTTCGCCGCGTTCGTGATGCTGGGGATCAGCGTGATTCTGTTCTGCTCGGGGCTGTGGGGCGAAACGGCCGACTGGATCGGTACCGTGCTCGGCGTGCTGTTCAGCATCGGTTGCGGGGTGTATGGCAATCAGTGGCATCGCTGGACGCTGGAAAAGCGCGGGTATGTCGTGCTGTGA